A genomic region of Salinibacter pepae contains the following coding sequences:
- the pyrR gene encoding bifunctional pyr operon transcriptional regulator/uracil phosphoribosyltransferase PyrR yields MPSDDHIKAHLMTAQDLGRTLDRMAQQIIERFAPEAAASPTDTFALVGMQTRGVHLARRLQRRIEAQTGLELPLGLLDVTMYRDDVRLRLEQPEIQTTRIPFDVTDRTIVLVDDVVFTGRTGRAALDALMDRGRPATIQFLTIIDRQHRELPISVDIVGREVPTLPGEEVRVRVEEVDEADGVWLVQAPASRPSADDGR; encoded by the coding sequence ATGCCGTCCGACGATCACATCAAAGCGCACCTCATGACGGCCCAGGACCTCGGCCGGACGCTGGACCGGATGGCCCAGCAGATCATCGAGCGCTTCGCCCCCGAGGCGGCGGCGTCTCCCACCGACACCTTTGCCCTCGTGGGCATGCAGACGCGAGGGGTCCACCTCGCGCGTCGCCTCCAACGCCGCATCGAGGCCCAGACGGGACTGGAGCTGCCCCTAGGGCTCCTCGACGTGACCATGTACCGGGACGACGTGCGCCTGCGGCTGGAGCAGCCCGAGATTCAGACCACACGCATCCCGTTCGACGTCACGGACCGGACGATCGTGCTCGTCGACGACGTGGTGTTCACCGGCCGAACGGGGCGCGCCGCCCTCGACGCGCTCATGGACCGGGGCCGCCCCGCCACCATTCAGTTCCTCACCATCATCGACCGTCAGCATCGCGAGCTTCCCATCTCGGTGGACATTGTAGGGCGCGAGGTGCCCACCCTGCCCGGCGAGGAAGTGCGGGTGCGCGTCGAGGAGGTCGACGAGGCGGACGGCGTGTGGCTGGTCCAAGCCCCCGCGTCCCGTCCGTCCGCCGACGACGGCCGCTGA
- a CDS encoding DUF58 domain-containing protein — MAESNAARRYLDPVVVSQLETMELRARLIVEGFITGLHQSPYHGFSVEFAEHRPYNPGDELRHVDWKVYAKTDRYYIKQYEEETNLRNYVVLDTSASMRYAGDSELSKLDYGSYLAAGLHNLMLKQQDATGLIGFDESVHTLRPPKATQGYLRQLLVTLEQFRQRDATEQRTNAAAALEEVAERVERRSLIIVITDLFENIAAHDDLLRALRHLRHRGHELIVFHVLEGQTERQFRFPDRPMLFRDVETGEEVSLRPAQLRDHYTEAVEHFTETFRRSCLEHDIDFAELDTNEAYHTALMAYLNKRSRLV, encoded by the coding sequence ATGGCCGAATCCAATGCCGCGCGTCGCTACCTCGATCCCGTCGTCGTGTCGCAACTCGAGACCATGGAGCTGCGGGCGCGGCTGATCGTGGAGGGGTTCATCACGGGATTGCACCAGAGTCCCTACCACGGCTTCTCGGTCGAGTTTGCCGAACACCGCCCCTACAACCCGGGCGACGAGCTCCGGCACGTCGACTGGAAGGTCTACGCGAAGACCGACCGCTACTACATCAAGCAGTACGAGGAGGAGACCAACCTCCGCAACTACGTCGTCCTCGACACCTCCGCCTCGATGCGCTACGCGGGCGACAGTGAGCTGTCAAAGCTCGACTACGGGTCGTACCTCGCCGCGGGGCTCCACAACCTCATGCTGAAACAGCAGGACGCCACGGGGCTCATCGGGTTCGACGAGTCCGTGCACACGCTCCGGCCCCCGAAGGCGACACAGGGATACCTGCGGCAGTTGCTCGTCACCCTCGAGCAGTTTCGGCAGCGGGACGCGACGGAGCAGCGCACGAACGCGGCCGCCGCCCTCGAGGAGGTGGCCGAGCGGGTGGAGCGCCGATCCCTTATCATCGTGATCACGGACCTCTTCGAAAACATCGCGGCCCACGACGACCTTCTGCGGGCGCTTCGTCACCTCCGGCACCGGGGGCACGAGCTGATTGTCTTCCACGTCCTGGAGGGCCAGACCGAGCGACAATTTCGGTTTCCGGACCGGCCCATGCTGTTTCGGGACGTGGAGACGGGGGAGGAGGTGTCGCTCCGGCCCGCCCAGCTGCGCGACCACTACACGGAGGCGGTGGAGCACTTTACCGAGACGTTCCGCCGCAGCTGCCTGGAACACGACATCGACTTCGCAGAGCTGGACACGAACGAGGCCTACCACACGGCCCTCATGGCGTACCTTAACAAGCGCTCGCGCCTGGTGTAG
- a CDS encoding aspartate carbamoyltransferase catalytic subunit produces MAASESSAALDRPDGLRHQHLLDLSPYEADEIQYLLDTAQEFREVLDRPIRQVPTLQGTSVAHLFFEPSTRTKLSFNLAAGRLSAETVSLSKASSSVTKGETLKDTARNVEAMKVDVVVLRHPSPGAPHFLARCTDSVILNAGDGAHAHPTQALLDVLTMRAHVDSFEDLNVSIIGDITHSRVARSNVQALTTLGATVTLCGPATMLPVEMEAALDVRTTTRLDEALEGCDIAMALRIQMERQNAGLFPSTREYHRQFGITTDHLSRHPDLLIMHPGPVNRGIELTDAVVDHERSIILSQVTNGVALRMAVLYVLAPRREEA; encoded by the coding sequence ATGGCTGCCTCCGAATCGTCTGCCGCCCTGGATCGCCCCGACGGGCTGCGCCACCAGCACTTGCTGGACCTCTCCCCCTACGAGGCCGACGAGATCCAGTACCTGCTCGACACCGCTCAGGAATTTCGGGAGGTGCTGGACCGGCCCATCCGTCAGGTGCCCACCCTGCAGGGCACCTCGGTCGCCCACCTCTTCTTTGAGCCCTCCACCCGAACGAAGCTCTCGTTCAACCTCGCCGCCGGCCGCCTCTCCGCCGAGACCGTGAGCCTCTCGAAGGCCAGCTCGTCGGTCACGAAGGGCGAGACGCTGAAGGACACGGCCCGCAACGTGGAGGCCATGAAGGTGGACGTGGTGGTGCTCCGCCACCCGTCGCCCGGCGCCCCCCACTTCCTCGCCCGCTGCACCGACAGCGTCATTCTGAACGCGGGCGACGGGGCCCACGCCCACCCGACCCAGGCGCTGCTCGACGTGCTCACGATGCGGGCGCACGTCGACTCGTTTGAGGACCTGAACGTCTCCATCATCGGCGACATCACGCACAGCCGCGTCGCCCGCTCCAACGTGCAGGCCCTCACCACGCTCGGGGCCACCGTCACGCTCTGCGGGCCGGCGACGATGCTGCCGGTGGAGATGGAGGCGGCGCTGGACGTGCGCACCACGACCCGCCTCGACGAGGCCCTAGAGGGCTGCGACATCGCCATGGCCCTGCGCATCCAGATGGAGCGGCAGAACGCAGGCCTTTTCCCCAGCACCCGGGAGTACCACCGCCAGTTCGGCATCACGACCGACCACCTAAGCCGTCACCCCGACCTTCTCATCATGCACCCGGGGCCGGTCAACCGCGGCATTGAACTGACCGACGCCGTCGTGGACCACGAGCGGTCCATCATCCTGAGCCAGGTCACAAACGGGGTCGCCCTGCGGATGGCCGTGCTTTACGTCCTGGCCCCGCGCCGCGAGGAGGCGTAG